From the genome of Anoplopoma fimbria isolate UVic2021 breed Golden Eagle Sablefish unplaced genomic scaffold, Afim_UVic_2022 Un_contig_12389_pilon_pilon, whole genome shotgun sequence, one region includes:
- the LOC129115766 gene encoding cyclin-dependent kinase 5 activator 1-like, with translation MGTVLSLSPSYRKAVLFEDGPATVGHYTAVQNSKNAKDAAAAAGKSLKRPSIISVLPWKRIVAVSAKRKGSKKLQAEGGDGGKGSSPDGHALATSNSASNSLKLKKSQSCANLSSYSSSLDPSVTTTTTSSQLPISKTLASVATVAAKKNSLTSSGIQPLTATGTPKRVIVQASTSELMRSLGEFLCRRCYRLKRLSPTDPVLWLRSVDRSLLLQGWQDQGFITPANVVFLYMLCRDVVSSEVASERELQASLLTCLYLSYSYMGNEISYPLKPFLVEAEKEAFWDRCLEIINRMSGKMLQINTDPHFFTQVFADLKNESKKEEEKTKLLIGLDR, from the exons ATGGGTACGGTGCTGTCTCTATCTCCCAGCTACCGCAAGGCTGTGCTGTTTGAGGATGGCCCTGCCACGGTAGGCCACTATACGGCAGTGCAGAACAGCAAGAATGCCAAGGATGCCGCCGCAGCAGCTGGGAAATCCCTCAAACGCCCCTCCATCATCAGTGTGTTGCCATGGAAGCGCATTGTGGCTGTATCGGCGAAAAGAAAGGGCTCCAAAAAGTTGCAGGCTGAAGGCGGGGATGGAGGGAAAGGGAGCTCTCCTGATGGCCACGCCTTGGCCACGTCCAACTCAGCATCCAATAGCCTGAAGCTGAAGAAGTCTCAGTCCTGTGCTAACCTTTCATCTTACTCCTCTAGCCTGGACCCCTCGGTCACTACCACCACTACCTCCTCCCAGCTGCCAATCTCCAAGACCTTGGCTAGCGTAGCTACTGTTGCTGCCAAAAAGAATTCCCTCACAAGTTCCGGGATTCAGCCGTTGACTGCAACCGGCACACCAAAGCGTGTCATTGTCCAG GCTTCCACCAGCGAACTGATGCGCAGCCTGGGTGAGTTCCTGTGCCGTCGGTGCTACAGACTGAAGCGTCTATCCCCAACAGATCCGGTGCTGTGGCTGCGCAGCGTCGACCgctccctcctcctgcagggCTGGCAGGATCAGGGCTTCATCACTCCGGCCAATGTGGTCTTCCTCTACATGCTGTGCCGCGATGTGGTCTCATCTGAGGTGGCTTCAGAGCGTGAGCTGCAGGCTTCACTGCTcacctgtctctacctgtcctATTCCTACATGGGCAACGAGATCTCCTACCCGCTGAAGCCCTTCCTGGTCGAGGCGGAGAAGGAAGCCTTCTGGGACCGCTGCCTTGAGATCATCAACCGCATGAGCGGCAAGATGCTCCAGATCAACACCGACCCGCACTTCTTTACCCAGGTGTTTGCCGACCTGAAGAACGAGAgcaagaaagaggaggagaagaccaAACTCCTCATAGGCCTTGACCGATAA